In Candidatus Flexicrinis affinis, the following proteins share a genomic window:
- a CDS encoding ATP-binding cassette domain-containing protein: MEDDLRGVPMQWRRMLAYLRPYWRRLIVALIALLFSAGISLIFPAVIGQVIDTVFVNRDLAQLNTITLALLGVFLFRAFTTMIESYNVNYIGERIVADLRMQVFRHISGLSLGFFVQRRVGEIVSRISSDVTMMRSVLTNNVNTLLQQLLILTGSLVLMIVLNWRLTAFIVVLLPVIMAAGFGFGRVIGRISTRVQDELAGTTVIAEEVLQNVKEVKSFAREPYEVQRYENAMVRVVRLAIRVARYNAAFGALMAFLAFGSLAGFLWFGGREVIENRLTSGELVTFLVYGLSVGQSFGTLAWLYAEFRRALGATKRVFQILDEHPTVQDAPDATPIAQAEGRITLDGVGFSYDGRTDVLTDINLDIAPGEIVALVGPSGAGKSTTFNLIPRFYDPTFGAIRLDGRDLRTITQASLRAQIGIVPQETLLFGGTIRENIQYGRLDATEDELIEAAKAANAHDFITELPDGYDTIVGERGVRLSGGQRQRVAIARAILKDPRILLLDEATSSLDSESEHLVQEALARLMTNRTTLIIAHRLSTVRIADRIAVLEKGRLTEIGSHDELMAADGLYAHLYMMQFREAEAADGLLASDPASD; this comes from the coding sequence ATGGAAGACGACCTGCGCGGCGTGCCGATGCAGTGGCGGCGCATGCTGGCGTATTTGCGACCGTACTGGCGCCGGCTGATCGTGGCCTTGATCGCGCTGCTGTTCAGCGCCGGGATCAGCTTGATCTTCCCGGCCGTTATCGGGCAGGTCATCGACACGGTCTTCGTCAACCGCGATCTGGCGCAGCTCAACACGATCACGCTGGCGCTTTTGGGCGTGTTCCTTTTCCGCGCGTTCACCACCATGATCGAGTCCTACAACGTGAACTACATCGGTGAACGGATCGTCGCCGACCTGCGCATGCAGGTGTTCCGCCATATCAGCGGGCTGTCGCTGGGCTTCTTCGTCCAACGGCGGGTGGGCGAGATCGTCTCGCGCATCAGCAGCGACGTCACGATGATGCGCTCGGTGCTCACCAACAACGTTAACACGCTGCTGCAGCAGCTGCTGATCCTGACCGGCTCGCTGGTGCTGATGATCGTGCTCAACTGGCGGCTAACAGCGTTCATCGTCGTGCTGCTGCCGGTCATCATGGCGGCAGGATTCGGCTTCGGCCGCGTGATCGGCCGCATTTCAACCCGGGTGCAGGACGAACTGGCCGGCACGACCGTGATCGCCGAAGAAGTGCTGCAGAACGTCAAAGAGGTCAAGAGTTTCGCCCGCGAACCGTATGAAGTTCAGCGCTACGAGAACGCGATGGTGCGGGTCGTGCGCTTGGCAATTCGGGTGGCGCGCTACAACGCCGCCTTCGGCGCGCTGATGGCCTTCCTTGCCTTCGGTTCGCTGGCCGGATTCCTGTGGTTCGGGGGGCGCGAGGTGATCGAGAATCGCCTCACCAGCGGCGAACTGGTGACGTTCCTCGTGTACGGGCTGTCGGTCGGTCAGAGCTTCGGCACGCTGGCGTGGCTTTACGCCGAGTTTCGGCGCGCGCTGGGGGCGACCAAGCGGGTGTTTCAGATCCTTGACGAGCATCCGACGGTGCAGGACGCTCCAGACGCAACGCCAATCGCGCAGGCCGAGGGACGCATCACGTTGGACGGTGTCGGTTTCAGCTATGACGGCCGGACGGATGTGCTGACCGACATCAACCTCGACATCGCGCCGGGTGAGATCGTCGCGCTGGTCGGGCCAAGCGGTGCCGGCAAGTCGACCACATTCAACCTCATTCCGCGCTTCTACGACCCGACCTTCGGTGCAATCAGGCTCGACGGGCGCGACTTGCGCACGATCACGCAGGCCAGCCTTCGCGCGCAGATCGGCATTGTGCCGCAAGAGACACTTCTGTTCGGCGGGACGATCCGCGAGAACATCCAGTACGGCCGGCTTGACGCGACCGAGGACGAGCTGATCGAGGCAGCCAAAGCGGCCAACGCACACGACTTCATCACCGAACTGCCGGACGGCTACGACACGATCGTCGGCGAGCGCGGCGTGCGCCTGTCTGGCGGTCAACGCCAGCGCGTCGCGATTGCGCGTGCCATCCTGAAAGACCCGCGCATCCTGCTGCTCGATGAGGCCACCAGCAGCCTCGACAGCGAAAGCGAGCATCTCGTGCAGGAGGCGCTGGCGCGGCTCATGACGAACCGAACGACGCTCATCATCGCCCACCGGCTGAGCACAGTGCGCATCGCCGACCGGATCGCCGTGCTCGAAAAAGGCCGGTTGACGGAGATCGGCAGCCACGACGAGTTGATGGCAGCCGACGGGTTGTACGCGCACCTGTATATGATGCAGTTCCGCGAAGCCGAAGCGGCCGACGGCCTACTTGCCAGCGATCCAGCGAGCGATTGA
- a CDS encoding class I SAM-dependent methyltransferase, whose translation MDSLQLLIDLHIDGKRQGPGGDGETRLAVTLSGLKGRRNLKVADIGCGTGASTLVLADELDAHVTAVDFLPEFLAVLEGAAAKAGVADRITTLAQSMDALPFEQGELDAIWSEGAIYNMGFEPGIAAWRRFLKPGGILAVSELTWLTHDRPAELQAHWDAEYPEVDTAAAKLALLERHGYSPVGYFALPEYCWLDNYYRPIQLRLGGFLESHNHSDAAKAIAAAEEVEIALYEHYRASVSYGYYVARKVGD comes from the coding sequence ATGGACAGCCTGCAACTGCTTATCGACCTCCACATCGACGGTAAGCGTCAAGGCCCCGGCGGCGACGGCGAGACGCGTCTGGCCGTCACGCTCTCCGGACTCAAGGGGCGGCGAAATCTCAAGGTCGCCGATATCGGCTGCGGCACCGGCGCATCCACGCTGGTGCTGGCCGATGAACTGGACGCACACGTCACCGCCGTCGACTTCTTGCCGGAGTTCCTTGCGGTGCTGGAGGGTGCTGCCGCCAAGGCCGGCGTCGCGGATCGGATCACGACGCTCGCGCAGTCGATGGATGCGCTCCCGTTCGAGCAAGGGGAACTGGACGCCATCTGGTCGGAAGGCGCGATCTACAACATGGGCTTCGAACCCGGGATTGCCGCGTGGAGGCGCTTCCTAAAGCCGGGCGGGATACTGGCCGTCTCGGAACTCACATGGCTGACGCATGATCGACCCGCCGAGCTTCAGGCACATTGGGATGCGGAGTACCCCGAGGTAGATACCGCCGCGGCCAAGCTGGCGCTATTGGAGCGGCACGGCTATTCGCCGGTCGGCTATTTTGCGCTTCCCGAATACTGCTGGCTCGACAATTACTACAGGCCCATCCAGCTCAGGCTTGGCGGATTTCTTGAATCGCACAACCACTCCGATGCCGCAAAGGCCATCGCGGCGGCTGAGGAGGTAGAAATCGCGCTCTACGAGCATTACCGGGCGTCCGTCAGCTATGGCTACTATGTCGCTCGCAAAGTCGGCGACTGA
- a CDS encoding alpha/beta hydrolase, with protein sequence MIKRIVAAVLLAVFVLTGTVAQEAADDIILVPFTDFNYTFTGVVPSSWVQVTAGLWSRESGAQVLMAQQARTEAPDVVLVSLLPQFGIDTVPEPVEIRDANGLTWAIYEILAPAGSDAAIDVAITGQGTLTYFIILASVVEEHDALKQAVFLPAVDGLVPLSSADVLPEDTPYTAEDVSFTAADGTELSGTLTLPEGDGPHPVVVLVSSSGPHDRDGALVGVTEDETQLISGSFPMFAVLSDHLTRAGFAVLRYDERGVGRSRGDHDQATTGDFAVDASAALDALLARDDIDSAQVGLIAHGEGANAAAIILSSRNDIAFVVALAPQAVDGLQSILHQTERVYQADGEDAAAIAEQLDFLGRFFPRVAAGDTAGARTELELLIREQAAELTQEQLEQMGVTDIDVFIREVANVQFLSFDGPWWPFLLNYDPSTDWSIVTVPVLALFGELDTQIDPALHRPAFEAAMARARNLDVTVETLPAANHLFQLAATGSPSEYTLLQPRFVDGFLDAVTDWLLEHAELP encoded by the coding sequence ATGATCAAACGGATTGTCGCCGCTGTGCTGCTGGCCGTGTTCGTCCTGACCGGAACGGTAGCGCAAGAGGCCGCCGACGACATCATTCTGGTGCCGTTTACCGACTTCAACTATACGTTCACGGGCGTCGTGCCGAGCAGTTGGGTACAGGTCACTGCCGGGTTGTGGAGCCGCGAGTCGGGCGCGCAGGTCCTCATGGCGCAGCAGGCGCGCACGGAAGCGCCGGATGTCGTGCTGGTTTCGCTGCTGCCGCAGTTCGGTATCGACACCGTGCCGGAGCCGGTCGAAATCCGCGATGCCAACGGGCTGACGTGGGCGATCTATGAGATTCTCGCGCCGGCCGGGTCGGACGCGGCGATCGACGTGGCGATTACCGGGCAGGGAACGCTGACGTACTTCATCATCCTCGCGTCGGTCGTCGAAGAGCACGACGCGCTCAAGCAGGCGGTATTCCTGCCGGCGGTCGATGGGCTCGTGCCGCTGAGCAGCGCCGACGTGCTGCCAGAGGACACGCCTTACACCGCAGAGGACGTCTCGTTTACGGCCGCAGATGGCACCGAGCTGTCCGGCACGTTGACGCTGCCCGAAGGCGACGGCCCGCATCCTGTGGTCGTCCTCGTTAGCTCCAGCGGCCCGCACGACCGTGACGGCGCGCTGGTGGGCGTTACCGAAGACGAGACGCAGCTCATCAGCGGATCGTTCCCGATGTTTGCGGTCTTGAGCGATCATCTTACGCGCGCGGGTTTCGCCGTCTTGCGTTATGACGAGCGGGGCGTTGGCCGGTCGCGCGGGGATCACGATCAGGCGACCACCGGCGACTTCGCGGTTGACGCCTCGGCCGCGCTTGACGCGCTGCTGGCCCGCGACGACATCGATTCCGCACAGGTCGGGTTGATCGCGCATGGCGAAGGGGCAAACGCGGCCGCGATCATCCTGAGCAGCCGAAACGACATCGCCTTTGTCGTCGCGCTCGCGCCGCAGGCAGTCGACGGACTGCAGTCGATCCTGCACCAAACCGAGCGCGTGTATCAAGCCGACGGCGAGGATGCCGCGGCAATCGCCGAGCAACTGGACTTTCTTGGCCGGTTCTTCCCGCGCGTTGCGGCCGGCGATACGGCCGGTGCGCGCACCGAACTCGAGCTGCTGATCCGCGAACAGGCCGCCGAGCTAACGCAGGAACAGTTGGAGCAGATGGGCGTCACCGACATCGACGTGTTCATCCGCGAGGTCGCAAACGTGCAGTTCCTCAGTTTCGACGGGCCGTGGTGGCCGTTCCTGCTCAACTACGATCCGTCGACCGACTGGTCGATCGTGACGGTACCCGTGTTGGCCCTATTCGGTGAACTGGACACGCAGATCGATCCGGCACTCCACCGGCCTGCGTTCGAGGCGGCGATGGCACGTGCGCGCAATCTCGACGTCACGGTCGAGACACTGCCCGCGGCCAATCACCTGTTCCAGCTTGCGGCGACCGGTTCGCCGTCGGAATACACGCTGCTTCAACCGCGTTTTGTGGACGGCTTCCTCGACGCCGTGACCGACTGGTTGTTAGAACACGCCGAGCTGCCGTAG
- a CDS encoding HEAT repeat domain-containing protein: MPKPIEPYLPDLSNPDEKVRRAAVKGLRQSRNPAALPHLIAALDDRSFGVIYHAVRGLEALGDPAAIPPLIAMLERDRSCDVCDEIGAALTEFGETAVDPMIDALKSPSPRARSIAARCLGQIGDPRAVPGLIGLLDDPHPWPLSAALAALWRLKDARATDPLAAFLSRPEDALPADEVTSPYDQKRAAAYALAELGDPRAIDTLADAYTRDRGSCVTTIQQLGKIHDARVRPLIERYLDADPQTLCASQARATLEHLKARGR; encoded by the coding sequence ATGCCCAAGCCGATCGAACCGTACTTGCCCGACCTCTCCAACCCCGATGAAAAGGTGCGCCGCGCGGCGGTCAAAGGGCTGCGCCAGTCGCGCAACCCGGCGGCCCTGCCGCACTTGATCGCCGCGCTGGACGACCGCTCGTTCGGCGTGATCTACCATGCCGTGCGCGGGCTGGAGGCGCTCGGCGACCCGGCCGCGATCCCCCCGCTGATCGCGATGCTCGAACGCGACCGGAGCTGCGATGTGTGCGACGAGATTGGCGCGGCGCTGACCGAATTCGGCGAGACGGCCGTCGACCCGATGATCGATGCGCTGAAGTCGCCCTCGCCGCGCGCCCGGTCGATCGCCGCGCGCTGCCTCGGCCAGATCGGCGATCCGCGCGCAGTGCCCGGCCTGATTGGCCTGCTGGACGACCCGCACCCGTGGCCGCTGAGCGCCGCGCTGGCGGCGCTGTGGCGGCTCAAGGACGCGCGCGCGACCGATCCGCTGGCGGCCTTCCTCAGCCGTCCGGAAGACGCACTCCCGGCCGACGAGGTCACCTCCCCGTACGATCAGAAGCGCGCGGCCGCCTACGCGCTGGCCGAGCTGGGCGATCCGCGCGCGATCGACACCCTCGCCGACGCGTACACGCGTGACCGCGGCTCATGCGTGACCACCATCCAGCAGCTGGGCAAGATTCACGATGCCCGCGTGCGCCCGCTGATCGAACGCTATCTGGACGCCGACCCGCAGACCCTGTGCGCGTCGCAGGCACGGGCCACGCTCGAACACCTTAAAGCGCGGGGGCGGTAG
- a CDS encoding PAS domain S-box protein — protein MFDIRRSFRARLGFVTLAVQVIVGVVATAFITADALRTAQEGVGARLADLATYVSDTFDWTMFERVREIRVSASQVILIHPESPISDKRELLELVHANHSDFAWIGLTDASGTVVASTGGLLEGADVSQQPWFINAQEGPWHSDVYVADSQTSLLPNPSNEPLRLIDIAAPVYSADGALMGVLGAHLKWSWTEPIRNTFISEVHSTEAIDVIVLSADGDVLLAPEHVTATSLSTLESFRIASDADRSSVIETWPDQERYAVGVVKAAGFGEYPGLGWIVLARQSTDIAFAPLFQVQRRLILIGLLAGGAIGAAVWLYSSRIVQPIVNLSRASKQISSDDYSVIIPVHPGQDEIATLAQSLHDLVNTLVQHIGQLTLSSERFRAMNRIDRATLAAKQVDEAAWICVDFFKSHWDIASASIVAFGDDTREATVLADYAASGSGLSTGTAVTPNASALEAIHDNGTLVVDELARLPVATPSTAADLSRPGRVAYVAPMFVQGQLAGLFTVVTDRNRATDPENIRIVNEFSSQMAVALQQERYRLQIAQHIDQLETRVQQRTAELLQAKNRIEAIYSSTSNAVATADCDGVINTFNPAFVRTFQLAEQNIDGRRVTEFAEADSRSVLESTLRKVCATGEPRTVSVVLQRDGYPFEADVAISPVLGADDLRGIVFGVRDVTERNRLERALQASEEMYRRFLDLTPYPIVVINSTGEIVRINERLTTSLGHKVRDLIGKPVEILLPARDREQYTALRREYMHAPDTVVLGVNESFRALHQDGREIEVEIGLSPIILQGERMVLIQIVDVTAHRLLQRSLELAVERERELNDLKSRFISMVAHEYKTPLAVILSSVGLIRDYSDRLSAERKANLLDTISVQVEELTALLNDTLTLTRHEDSGTVFSPEPVDLIEIVSALVDEIQLTCLATHRIEFTHRGQCQSIMIDLKLCRGALTNLLSNAVKYSPQGGSVFVDVECGESEASISVRDTGIGIPQADQARIFETFHRAHNVENISGTGLGLVIAKQSVEAHGGTISFESVEGEGTTFTIRLPVMKDPPKNRSERQ, from the coding sequence ATGTTTGACATCCGCCGCAGCTTCCGGGCGCGGCTTGGATTTGTAACTCTAGCCGTCCAAGTAATCGTCGGGGTGGTGGCCACGGCATTTATTACGGCCGACGCGCTGCGCACCGCACAAGAAGGCGTTGGTGCTCGACTGGCCGACCTTGCAACATACGTGTCGGACACGTTCGACTGGACGATGTTCGAGCGCGTCCGCGAAATCCGGGTATCCGCGTCCCAAGTGATCCTCATTCACCCGGAGAGCCCAATCAGCGATAAACGGGAACTTCTCGAACTGGTACATGCAAACCACTCCGATTTTGCGTGGATCGGCCTCACCGATGCGAGTGGCACCGTAGTTGCCAGCACTGGCGGGCTGTTGGAGGGCGCAGACGTCTCTCAACAACCGTGGTTCATCAACGCGCAAGAGGGACCGTGGCACAGCGATGTCTATGTTGCGGACTCGCAGACCTCCCTGCTTCCCAATCCGTCGAATGAGCCGCTCAGGCTGATCGACATAGCCGCACCAGTCTATTCCGCGGATGGCGCGCTCATGGGTGTGCTCGGCGCTCACTTGAAGTGGTCTTGGACGGAACCGATCCGGAATACGTTTATCAGTGAAGTCCACTCCACCGAGGCCATTGACGTCATCGTACTCAGTGCTGACGGCGACGTATTGCTCGCACCCGAACACGTGACCGCGACGTCCTTGAGCACCCTCGAAAGCTTCCGTATTGCGTCCGATGCAGACCGCAGCTCGGTGATCGAAACGTGGCCGGACCAAGAACGCTATGCCGTAGGTGTCGTGAAAGCCGCTGGATTCGGCGAGTATCCCGGTCTCGGATGGATCGTGCTTGCTCGGCAGTCAACGGACATAGCGTTCGCGCCGCTGTTTCAGGTGCAGCGAAGGCTGATCTTGATTGGACTGTTGGCAGGTGGGGCCATTGGTGCGGCGGTCTGGTTGTACTCGAGCCGAATCGTACAACCCATCGTCAATTTGTCTCGTGCCTCGAAACAAATCAGCTCCGACGATTACAGCGTGATCATTCCGGTTCATCCCGGGCAGGATGAGATCGCGACGCTCGCACAGAGCCTGCACGACTTGGTCAACACACTGGTCCAGCACATCGGACAGCTGACGTTGAGTTCCGAAAGATTCCGCGCGATGAATCGAATCGATCGCGCAACCCTCGCCGCGAAACAGGTCGATGAGGCAGCATGGATTTGCGTTGATTTCTTTAAGTCTCATTGGGATATCGCCAGTGCAAGCATCGTCGCCTTCGGCGATGACACGCGTGAAGCGACCGTCCTCGCCGACTACGCCGCCAGCGGGTCAGGCCTGTCGACAGGTACGGCAGTTACACCGAATGCGTCCGCGCTTGAGGCCATTCACGACAACGGGACACTGGTCGTCGACGAGCTGGCACGTTTGCCTGTTGCGACCCCAAGCACAGCAGCGGATCTGTCGAGACCCGGCCGCGTCGCATACGTTGCGCCGATGTTTGTGCAAGGGCAGCTCGCGGGCCTATTCACCGTCGTAACCGATCGCAACCGCGCGACCGACCCTGAGAACATCAGAATCGTCAACGAATTCAGCAGTCAGATGGCCGTTGCTCTACAGCAAGAACGTTATCGCCTACAGATTGCGCAGCATATCGACCAGCTCGAAACGCGCGTCCAACAACGAACCGCAGAGCTATTGCAGGCCAAGAACCGGATCGAGGCCATTTACAGCAGCACGAGCAATGCGGTCGCGACCGCCGATTGCGACGGCGTTATCAATACCTTCAATCCGGCTTTCGTAAGGACGTTCCAACTCGCCGAGCAGAACATCGACGGCCGCCGGGTGACGGAGTTTGCGGAGGCCGACTCGCGAAGCGTCCTTGAGTCTACGCTGCGCAAGGTCTGCGCGACGGGCGAGCCACGCACGGTTAGCGTGGTTCTCCAACGCGATGGCTATCCATTTGAGGCCGATGTCGCGATCTCTCCGGTGCTGGGGGCCGACGACCTGCGGGGGATCGTCTTTGGCGTACGTGACGTGACGGAGAGGAATCGGCTCGAACGCGCGTTGCAGGCAAGCGAGGAGATGTACCGCAGGTTCTTGGACCTCACGCCGTATCCGATCGTCGTGATCAACAGCACGGGCGAGATCGTACGGATCAATGAACGGTTGACGACCTCGCTGGGTCACAAGGTCAGAGATTTGATCGGCAAACCCGTCGAGATCCTTCTGCCCGCGCGCGACCGCGAGCAGTACACAGCGCTGCGCAGGGAATACATGCATGCCCCGGATACTGTCGTGCTGGGGGTTAACGAGAGCTTCAGGGCCCTCCACCAAGATGGTCGTGAAATCGAAGTCGAAATCGGCCTCAGTCCGATCATACTTCAGGGCGAACGCATGGTCTTAATCCAGATCGTCGATGTCACCGCGCACCGGCTGCTGCAGAGAAGCCTAGAACTGGCTGTTGAGAGGGAGCGCGAGCTCAACGATCTCAAGTCGCGGTTCATTTCGATGGTCGCGCACGAATACAAGACACCGCTCGCGGTAATCCTGTCGTCCGTTGGGCTGATCCGCGATTACAGCGACCGCCTGTCCGCAGAGCGCAAGGCGAATCTGTTGGACACGATTTCAGTACAGGTCGAGGAATTGACCGCACTGCTCAATGATACCCTTACTCTGACAAGACACGAAGACAGCGGGACCGTTTTTTCACCCGAACCTGTGGACCTAATAGAGATCGTCTCTGCGCTGGTCGACGAGATCCAGTTGACCTGCCTTGCTACGCACAGGATCGAGTTCACGCATCGCGGGCAGTGCCAATCCATTATGATCGACCTGAAACTATGCCGAGGTGCATTGACCAACTTGCTGTCCAATGCCGTCAAGTACTCGCCGCAAGGGGGCAGCGTATTCGTTGACGTCGAGTGCGGTGAGTCCGAAGCGAGTATCAGCGTGAGGGATACCGGCATCGGCATACCGCAGGCTGATCAGGCGCGCATTTTTGAAACCTTCCACAGAGCGCATAACGTCGAGAACATCTCCGGAACCGGCTTGGGTCTGGTGATTGCCAAGCAATCCGTCGAGGCGCATGGGGGGACGATTTCATTCGAAAGTGTAGAAGGCGAAGGAACAACGTTTACAATTAGACTTCCTGTAATGAAAGATCCGCCAAAAAATCGGAGCGAACGACAATGA
- a CDS encoding response regulator codes for MSARILVIEDRSDIRRNMVEVLQFEGFTVFDAPSGGMGLGILQVQSLDLVICDINLPDFDGYQILRHVRQDKNMANLPFIFVTSRSERKDVRLGMDLGADDYITKPFTNEELLSAVHSRLERSKSHASVNTVELETAKKHLTQMVAHELRTPLSSLSMVEQIISRQIDNLTSVQIHELLDSWKSGAHRLHHLVEQMVLMTHLDSGALSATEIRRNGQSHDVWSIVDAAVKLARQFSYRHPHGEIVFDPADEKLFVKCNLQALRHAFAELISNALDFTPEGTMVIISQNKHMSRARTEIIDSGAGLTTRRLERALQPFEQIDRQKQEQQGMGLGLPLAKAILEIHGGAIEFQRVASGGTKVVLSLPLAVY; via the coding sequence ATGAGCGCGAGAATTCTTGTCATTGAAGATCGATCTGATATTCGTCGGAATATGGTAGAGGTTCTTCAGTTCGAAGGATTCACGGTATTCGATGCGCCGTCCGGCGGCATGGGGCTGGGAATTTTACAGGTGCAGTCGCTCGATCTCGTCATCTGTGACATCAATCTGCCTGATTTCGACGGTTACCAGATTCTGCGTCATGTCAGGCAGGACAAGAACATGGCCAACCTGCCGTTTATCTTCGTAACGTCCCGATCCGAGCGCAAAGATGTACGGCTCGGGATGGATCTGGGCGCCGACGACTATATCACCAAACCGTTCACCAACGAGGAACTGCTTTCGGCCGTACATTCCCGCCTCGAACGTTCGAAGTCGCACGCTTCGGTGAACACAGTCGAGCTTGAAACCGCCAAGAAGCACCTCACGCAGATGGTTGCGCATGAGCTACGCACACCGCTCTCGTCGCTTTCCATGGTCGAGCAGATCATCTCGCGTCAGATCGACAATTTGACATCGGTGCAGATCCATGAGCTGCTCGACTCGTGGAAGTCCGGCGCGCATCGGCTGCACCATCTCGTTGAGCAGATGGTGCTGATGACACACCTTGACTCAGGAGCCCTTTCCGCGACAGAGATACGGCGTAACGGCCAATCGCACGATGTGTGGTCCATTGTCGATGCCGCGGTCAAGCTGGCGCGCCAGTTCTCCTATCGTCACCCGCACGGTGAGATCGTGTTTGATCCCGCGGACGAAAAACTGTTCGTCAAGTGCAATTTGCAGGCCCTCCGACATGCCTTCGCGGAGCTGATCTCCAACGCGTTGGATTTCACGCCGGAAGGTACGATGGTCATCATCAGCCAAAACAAGCACATGTCTCGCGCCCGCACGGAGATCATCGATTCGGGTGCCGGCCTCACGACGCGGCGACTCGAGCGCGCCCTGCAGCCCTTCGAACAGATTGACCGTCAAAAACAGGAGCAGCAGGGGATGGGGTTGGGTTTACCCCTAGCAAAGGCCATCCTCGAGATTCATGGCGGCGCCATCGAGTTCCAGCGCGTCGCATCGGGTGGAACCAAAGTTGTCCTGAGTCTTCCGCTTGCCGTGTACTAG